The Cryptomeria japonica chromosome 2, Sugi_1.0, whole genome shotgun sequence region ttgattgtgcattgtagatcaaataaatactataatttaataagctttgtcttcaattcatgtgaAAGTTAGAATAATAGTTGAAACTATTAACCAATCAGAATAGTTCTAATTACAATAATACACTTGGTGAAAGACAAAAATGTTGTTGTGCACTGTGTGGGGTGTGGACGACCATGTGAGAACCGTACTGAAAtctgtaatttgtttcaaaatattCTTGTTCTTTTGTCATTCAATGGTGGTTTATCCTTTGGAACATTCATTATCTCTACAGATCCAAAATGTCCTTTCACATGGAAAATGCTGTCATTTCTAAAATCTTTGTTCAGTCTAGAAGGAAGAAAAATTTTGTTTATAGATCATCATCTCCGCACATATAAAAAAATGCACAGGTGGATTGCGATAGCTTACGttaaattgaatacttcaaaagtAATACTTACTATTGTCAACTGGTATTCAAGTCAATAAATTAGATGCGACAAAATCACTGTGTTTCACATTAACAAATCCCTCGAAATGATTTGTTAATGTGAAACTCAGCCACAACATCTGTTAAAAAACAACACAAATTGTAGATTTGAAGATAAGAACGAGGATTGGACAACGTGGTACAGCATTTATGGCAGAGATTTCTTATCACACACGTTATTTGAGAATTAATTAAAAAACCCAAAGAAATATTAAATAGTTATCTTTTCAGTCTGTATAGACTGGCCAGTCGGTTAACATTATTTGGAGTGCCTGCACTGTTCTAGCTCGAAAAAGAAAATGTTCTGTTTTTTAATATTTAAAGAGGTGTGTGTCCCTTGAGAAATCGCTCATTGTGAAAGCACAAGACAAGACATTTCGTTTGCAttagagagaaaagagagagagaggagaatgaAAGTGTTGAGAGGTGAAGGTGTTTTGATCAAACCCTCTGCGGGTAAAGATCATCGTGAGCTTGTTGAACTGAACAATCTGGATCTAGTTGCATATCCAATGTACAACAAGGTGCTGCATGTTTTTGAAGCTCCGACCCCGAGCTCAGAGGTGTTGAAGGAAACACTGGGCAAAGTTCTGGCGGAGTTCAGAGAATGGGCAGGGAGATACACGAAAGACACACCAAGCGGGTGCCTTGGAATCAATCTGAATGACGAGGGTGTGCTTGTCATAGAAGTTGAAGCAGATGGAACAATAGCAGATGCAATGCCCTTCCACCCATCTACATTCCTCCTCAAGTTGGTGCCACTCACATCCACCGTGGTCAATGAGCTCTTACTCATGCAGGTATGATAACTCCAATTTTACTCATGCAAATATTACAAGACTTGTTTTAATTATTTTAGTTATGCAGGCACGAAGGTATTATAAGATTTGTTTTAGTTATTTTTTAAAACTAACAAGATTTGTTGATGTAGTTTACTCGATTCACTTGTGGAGGGATGGCGATAGGCATAGCTAGTCATCATCATGTTGCAGACGGACAAGCAGCTACTTTTTTCTTGAATTCGTGGGGTAAAATTATTAGAGGAGAGGGTATTATACCTCCAGTACATGACCGATCTTTATTAAAAGCAAGAGATCCTCCCCGCCCATGCTTCGATCATTATGAATATAACAATATGTTCCATGAGCACTCTCCAATGATGTCCACTCTAaccacaaaaaaaattcattttgatCCAATGTTTTTACAAAAGCTCAAGTCAAAGGTAAATGGATCTGATAAGTCAAAAAAACCCTATACTACTTTtgaaatccttgttgcctatatgtGGAAAATCATTACCAAAGCTCGAGGCCTTAATGGAGATGTGCAAACCAAAGCTTGCATTTCAGTGGATGGAAGAAAAAGGTTGAATCCTCCCTTGCCTAAAGAATTCTTTGGTAATGCTGTCTATGATTCAAGTGCTCAAACCAGTGCATCCGAGATAATAAATAGCTCTTTAGAATTTACTGCAGATTTGATCCACAAGTCAATTACTAAAGCTGATGATTATTTTATACGTTCAGCAATTGACTTTTCTGAGTTAAGAAAGCAAAGTTTAGGACCGGCCACAATTAGTGATGGAATTGATGTGATGCCAGTAAGTTGGATGAATTTTCCTATGcagaattttcattttggaacgGGTGAGTCAGTGTATGTAGGCCCTCCACTGATGTTCATGGAAGGCCTTATAATCTTAATGGATTCATACACTAATGTTGGAGGTGTAGAAGTTATAGTTTGCTTGTCAAAAGCAGATATGACTGAACTTGAACATTATTACATTCAAGTCTGATAACATATTTGCTGTTGAATAGCACTCTTCTTTTGAATTTCTATGTATTAATCTTAGGTTAGGTCTTtttgaacttaattaattaattgtgttatGTTTAAGTTAAAGTTTGCTTGTCAAAAGCACATATGACTGAACTTGAGCATTATTGTTTTCAAGTTTTGATTACATATTCTTATtgaataaaattttgtttttgaatttctaTGTATGTATTAACCTTGATATttctatttaaaattaattaattgtgcCAGGTTTAATTTATAGAT contains the following coding sequences:
- the LOC131053435 gene encoding agmatine hydroxycinnamoyltransferase 1-like, whose product is MKVLRGEGVLIKPSAGKDHRELVELNNLDLVAYPMYNKVLHVFEAPTPSSEVLKETLGKVLAEFREWAGRYTKDTPSGCLGINLNDEGVLVIEVEADGTIADAMPFHPSTFLLKLVPLTSTVVNELLLMQFTRFTCGGMAIGIASHHHVADGQAATFFLNSWGKIIRGEGIIPPVHDRSLLKARDPPRPCFDHYEYNNMFHEHSPMMSTLTTKKIHFDPMFLQKLKSKVNGSDKSKKPYTTFEILVAYMWKIITKARGLNGDVQTKACISVDGRKRLNPPLPKEFFGNAVYDSSAQTSASEIINSSLEFTADLIHKSITKADDYFIRSAIDFSELRKQSLGPATISDGIDVMPVSWMNFPMQNFHFGTGESVYVGPPLMFMEGLIILMDSYTNVGGVEVIVCLSKADMTELEHYYIQV